The following are encoded together in the Budorcas taxicolor isolate Tak-1 chromosome 4, Takin1.1, whole genome shotgun sequence genome:
- the LRRC61 gene encoding leucine-rich repeat-containing protein 61, whose translation MEPRGEKSGEAEGVHVTPQLLKARSGEFALESILLLKLRGLGLVGLGCLGDCLGLEWLDLSGNALTQLGPLASLRQLAVLNVADNRLTSLEPLAACENLQRLNAAGNLLAGPAQLQCLAGLQGLERLRLRDPLARLSNPLCTSPCYWASVRELLPGLKVLDGERVSGRGSDFYQLCRDLDSSLSPDPGDPGPQPAEAQPWVQPGYWEAWPPRSSSILEEACRQFQDTLQECHDLDRQARDSLAQAARALSPAGAAATSFVF comes from the coding sequence ATGGAGCCTCGGGGCGAGAAGTCGGGAGAGGCTGAGGGGGTGCACGTGACGCCCCAGCTGCTCAAGGCGCGCTCGGGCGAGTTTGCCCTGGAGTCCATCTTGCTGCTCAAGCTGCGGGGCCTGGGACTGGTGGGCCTGGGCTGCCTGGGGGACTGCCTGGGCCTCGAGTGGCTAGACCTGTCGGGCAACGCGCTCACCCAGCTGGGACCGCTGGCCTCCCTGCGGCAGCTGGCCGTGCTCAACGTGGCCGACAACCGGCTGACGAGCCTGGAGCCCCTGGCCGCTTGCGAGAACCTGCAGCGTCTTAATGCCGCGGGCAACCTGCTGGCTGGGCCCGCACAGCTGCAgtgcctggcggggctacagggTCTGGAGCGCCTGCGGCTCCGAGACCCGTTGGCACGGCTCAGCAACCCGCTGTGCACCAGCCCCTGCTACTGGGCCTCAGTGCGCGAGCTGCTGCCCGGCCTGAAAGTCCTCGATGGCGAGCGCGTGAGTGGGCGCGGCAGCGACTTCTACCAGCTGTGCCGGGACCTCGACAGCTCCTTGAGCCCTGACCCTGGCGACCCTGGCCCCCAGCCTGCGGAGGCCCAGCCCTGGGTGCAGCCTGGCTACTGGGAGGCCTGGCCCCCGCGCAGCAGCTCCATCCTGGAGGAGGCCTGCCGCCAGTTCCAGGACACACTGCAGGAGTGCCACGACCTGGACCGCCAGGCCCGGGACAGCCTGGCCCAGGCCGCGCGAGCGCTCAGCCCCGCGGGCGCCGCTGCCACCTCCTTCGTCTTCTGA
- the RARRES2 gene encoding retinoic acid receptor responder protein 2 isoform X1, with product MWQLLLPLALGLGSMGLGRAELTAAQHRGLQVALEEFHKHPPVQWAFQVTSVDNASDTLFPAGQFVRLEFKLQQTSCRKKDWRKADCEVKPNGRKRKCLACIKLDSKDQVLGRMVHCPIQTQVQRELDNAQDAQCSRVERFGEDPHSYYLPGQFAFIKALSP from the exons ATGTGGCAGCTGCTGCTCCCGCTGGCCCTGGGGCTGGGCTCCATGGGCTTGGGCAGGGCAGAGCTCACGGCAGCCCAGCACCGGGGCCTGCAGGTGGCCCTGGAGGAGTTCCACAAGCATCCGCCCGTGCAGTGGGCCTTCCAGGTGACCAGCGTGGACAATGCCTCGGACACG CTCTTCCCGGCCGGGCAGTTTGTGAGGCTGGAGTTCAAGCTCCAGCAGACGAGCTGTCGGAAGAAGGACTGGAGGAAAGCAGACTGCGAGGTCAAGCCCAATGGG AGAAAGCGGAAATGCCTGGCCTGCATCAAGCTGGACTCAAAGGATCAAGTCCTAGGCCGGATGGTGCACTGTCCCATACAGACACAGGTTCAACGG GAGCTGGACAACGCCCAGGACGCCCAGTGCAGCAGGGTGGAGCGCTTCGGCGAGGACCCCCACAGCTACTACCTTCCCGGACAGTTCGCCTTCATCAAAGCCTTGTCCCCCTGA
- the RARRES2 gene encoding retinoic acid receptor responder protein 2 isoform X2 produces MWQLLLPLALGLGSMGLGRAELTAAQHRGLQVALEEFHKHPPVQWAFQVTSVDNASDTLFPAGQFVRLEFKLQQTSCRKKDWRKADCEVKPNGRKRKCLACIKLDSKDQVLGRMVHCPIQTQELDNAQDAQCSRVERFGEDPHSYYLPGQFAFIKALSP; encoded by the exons ATGTGGCAGCTGCTGCTCCCGCTGGCCCTGGGGCTGGGCTCCATGGGCTTGGGCAGGGCAGAGCTCACGGCAGCCCAGCACCGGGGCCTGCAGGTGGCCCTGGAGGAGTTCCACAAGCATCCGCCCGTGCAGTGGGCCTTCCAGGTGACCAGCGTGGACAATGCCTCGGACACG CTCTTCCCGGCCGGGCAGTTTGTGAGGCTGGAGTTCAAGCTCCAGCAGACGAGCTGTCGGAAGAAGGACTGGAGGAAAGCAGACTGCGAGGTCAAGCCCAATGGG AGAAAGCGGAAATGCCTGGCCTGCATCAAGCTGGACTCAAAGGATCAAGTCCTAGGCCGGATGGTGCACTGTCCCATACAGACACAG GAGCTGGACAACGCCCAGGACGCCCAGTGCAGCAGGGTGGAGCGCTTCGGCGAGGACCCCCACAGCTACTACCTTCCCGGACAGTTCGCCTTCATCAAAGCCTTGTCCCCCTGA